The nucleotide sequence CGTCCAGGATCCGGGCGACCTGCGCGAGGTGCCCCGGCCGCAGCAGGTGCGCGATGTCGCGCATCGCCTCGCGGGCGAGCAGGGTCATGGCCTCGGGCTCGACCTGGAGGAAGCGGCGGCCACCGGCCTCGAACGTCGAGACGCCCTCGCCGGTCACCAGGCGGTACTCCGTGGTGTCCGTACCCAGCGGGAGCAGATCCGTGTACGAGAAGTCATTGCTGTCGGCGGGGGCCATGGCCATCCTCGGTCGGCGGAGACAGGGCGTCCACCAGCGTAGAACGCGGGGCTCGCCGCGTTGAGGTGAGGTTGCGCTCACCTCGCCGACCTTCGAAAATCCGTGCGACAGGGCCCGTGCGGATGCCGCGAACGTCACACGCCTTGATGCGACCGCGCCGCCCCGGGTTACGTTGAGACGCGCCGGTGGGCTCGGCGGGCGAGGCCACCGCGCGGAGCGCGCGGAGAGTCGGAGAGGAGGCCGCGCATGGGAGACCTGCTCGTCGGCATCGACCGCGCGAAGGGCAGCGTCGGGGCGCAGATCACCGCCGGGCTGCGCGACGCCGTGCGCACCGGCCGCCTCGCCCCCGGCGACCGGCTCCCGTCGAGCCGCACCCTCGCGGCCGACCTGGGGGTCTCGCGCGGCATGGTCGTCGAGGCGTACGAACAACTCGTCGCCGAGGGCTATTTGACGAGCCGTCACGGCTCCGGCACGCGGGTGGCGGACATCCCCGAGCGTCGCGCGCCCGGCGGGCCCGAGGTGCCGCGCGACGATGACGACGGCTCCGCGCTGCCGTACGACCTCAAGCCCGGCACCTCCGACATGTCGGCCTTCCCGCGGGCCGCGTGGCTCGCCGCGACCCGGCACGCGCTGGCGACCGTGCCGCACAGCCGCCTCTCGTACGGCGACCCGGGCGGCGTGCCCGAGCTGCGCACCGCGATCGCCGCTTATCTCGGCCGGGTCCGCGCGGCCATCGCGTCGCCCGACCGCATCGTCGTCGTCGGCGGTGTGGCGCAGGGCGTCGCGCTGATCGTCCAGGCGCTGGCGACGCGCGGGCACACGCTGCTCGCGATCGAGAACCCGTCGAGTGCCACACAGCGCGGACTGCTCCGCAGCAACGGCCTGCCGGTCGTCGCGGTGCCGGTGGACGGCGACGGCCTCGACGTCGACGCGCTCGCGCGCACCGGCGCCCGCGCGGTGCTCGTCACCCCCGCGCACCAGTACCCGACCGGCGTCGTGCTGTCGCCCGAGCGCCGCGCGCAACTGACCTCGTGGGCGCGCGACGTCGACGGGCTCGTCATCGAGGACGACTACGACGCCGAGTTCCGCTACGACCGCGACCCCGTCGGCTGCCTGCAGGGCCTGGACCCGGACCGCGTCGTGCACCTCGGCTCCACGAGCAAGGCCCTCGCCCCCGGCATGCGGCTGGGCTGGGCGGTGGTGCCGCACACGTGGCTGGAGCAGGTGCGCGAGCTCAAGCAGTACGCGGACCTCGGCTCGGCGGTCATCAACCAGTTCGCGTTCGTTCGGCTGCTGGAGACCGGCGGGTACGACCGCCACCTGCGGGCGATGCGGCTGCGCTACCGCTCGCGCCGCGACGCGGTGGCCGACGCGTTCGCGGAGTTCCTGCCCGAGGTACGGCTCGACGGGATCCGCGCCGGGCTGCACCTGTACGCGGAACTCCCGCCCGGCTGCCGCGAGGAGGCGGTGGTCAAGGCCGCCGCGGCACGGGGCGTGCGGGTCGAGCCCGTCGGCCCGCTGCGCGAGCCGGGCCACGAGGCCACACCCGCCGTCGTGCTGGGGTACGCGTCACTCGGCGAGGACCGGCTGCGCGAGGCGGTGGCACTGCTGGCGGAGGCGTGCCGGGAGGTGGGGACGGGCGGGGCCTGACCGCGGGGCGGTCGGCCGCGCGGGGGAGGGGTGCCGGGGGGTGCCGGGACGTCGGGTGGTCGGAGCCTGAGCGGGGCGGTCGGCCGCGCGGGAGAGGGGCGCGGCGTGCCAGGTGTGGGCGGCGGCGTGCCGGGCGGGCCGCGCCTGAGCGGGGCTCGGTCGGCGGCCGAACCGGGTGCCGTGCCCGTGGCCGGTCGTCCGCGCGACGAAGTGCCGAGCGGGCCCAGCCTGACCGTGCCGGGTCGGCGGCCCGACCGGGTGCCGTGCCCGTGCCCGGTCGTGTGCGCCCCGGTGCTCCGGCCCGGTGGCCGCCCGCGCTCCGTCCCGTCCCCGATCGGGTCGGTGGCGGATCGGCTCGCGACTGATCCGTACGGCCCCCGGGGCGGCTAAGGTCGTCTGCGTGGAGCAGCCTGCGGAGAGTGCTGAGACCCCGGTTCCGGACGGGCCCGAGGGGGCGTCCGGCGTGTCCGACACCGCCGTCGCCGGCGGCGTTCCGGACCCTCCCGGCCCCCGCCGCGCCCCGGAGGCCGCGCGGGAAGGCACCGGCGACACCGCGCCCGCGCCGGTCCCCCCGCCCGCGCCCGCTCCCGCCGTGCCGCCGCCCGCCCCGGCTCGCCCGCCCGCCCCCGTCCCCGGGATTCCGACCGGGCCGGTCGCGCCCGCCGACATGCGCGCGTCCGACGCGGACCGCGACCGGGTCGCCCAAGTGCTGCGCACCGCCTTCGAAGAGGGCCGCATCACGATCGACGAGCACACCGAGCGCATCGAGGCGCTGTACTCCGCCAAGACCATGGGCGCACTCGAACCCCTGACCTTCGACCTGCCGGGGAGCCCGCGCCCGGCCCCGCCGAAGCCGCCCGGCACCCCCGAGCCGGCCTCGCACTCGCCATATCGGCCGTTGCCGCCGGGCGCCGCACCGACCGAAACGCCTTCCGTCGTGGCGGTGTTCGGCGGCGCCGAGCGCAAGGGGCCGGGCCGCATCGGCCGGAAGCTCCGGGCCGCCGCGGTGTTCGGGGGCATCGAGATCGATCTGTCGGAGGCCACGTTCGACGAGCCGGTGCTGATCGTCAACGTGGTGAGTGTGTTCGGCGGCGTCGAGGTGCGGGTGCCGGAAGGCGTCACGGTCCGCGGTCACGGCGCCGGCGTCTTCGGAGGCTTCTCCGTGCACCAGCACGTCGCGGACGATCCCGACGCGCCCGTGGTCGTCGTCCGCGGCGCCGCGGTGTTCGGCGGCGTCGACGTGCGGCGGAAGAGGCCGAAGCCGAGGAAGTCACCGGATATCTGACGTCTCGTCAGGAGAACGGGACGGGCCGCGCGCCGACCCCGGCGGTCGCCGCGCGTGGCAGGTGACCACTTCTGGTGATCACGGCCGCACGGTACGTTGTCACCCCCACCCGCGTTGCCCGCGCGGCGAGATCCGCCCATGCCGCCGACTTCCCGCCGTCCTGCCCGCCGCGCCAAGCGTCGGCCACGCATGCGGCCCGTGCGCCGCGAAACGCCGTGCGGAGCGCGTGCGGACGCCATGACGATTCGGTTGGAAAGAAGACTTAATCGGGCCATTTCCCGGACGTTTCCCGGGTGTTGCTTTCCCGTCAGTTGTCTCGCACGGGGGCATGCAACGGGATTTGGTCGGGTAGGCCGTGGGTGGGACGTACGACCCGCCCAGTTTGCGAGGAGACAAACGTGCCCGACTACAGCGATCCGCCTTCCGCGCACGACATCGTCGAACCGGACCAGCGCGCGTCCACCTGGATTCCGCCCGCGACCGGCGCCTGCCGTTCGGAAGACCTCTGGCTGTTCCTCGGGCGGCCCGAGGAACCCGCGGTCGTGCGGATGGCCCGCGAGGAGGACGCCAAGCGCATATGCGCGCGCTGCGCCGTCCTCCTCGAATGCCGGGACGCGGCGCTGGCCGACGCCACGGCCGCCCCGGAGATCACCGGGGTGCGCGGTGGTCTGACCCCCGAGGAACGCCGAGCGATCGCCCGGCGCCGGCGTCGCCGCGTCAGCCGGCGCGTGGCGGGCCGCTGACCGGCAGCCGCCGACCACCGGCGATCGGACAGCCCGGTTCGGCGCCCGCCGGGTACGCGGCGGAGCCGGACCCGTGACGCGGCCCGGGGCATGTGCGGGCCGCGTGCCGTCCGTTGCCGCGACGACGGGCACCCCGGAGCCGGGGCCGTGATCGCGAGTGGTTCGCGCGGATCGGCGGCCGCGCGGGGCGGATGCCGGGGCGGCGGGTACGCATCCGTGCCTTTCCCGCGCCCGGCGGCACGCCCCGGCTCAGCCGATCCGCGCGGCTCACGCCCCGCGCCTGGCGCCTTCCCGGACCAGCCGGTCGTGCGGGCAGTCCGTCGTCAGGCGTGCCAACTTGCCGAGCATTTCGGTGAGTTCGGCATGCTGCTCGGGTGACAGGTCGGCGATCACCTCGGCGAGCAGGGCGCGCCGCGCCTCGATCAGGCGTTCGACGATGCGCTGGCCCGACGCGGTGAGCACCAGCCGTCCTTCGGCGTCCGTCTCCGCGTGTCCCGCGTCGACCAGTTGGTCGGCGTACTTGCGTACCGACGCGATCGGTTCGTGGATCCTCCCGGCGAGCGCGGTGTCGGTGACCGGGCCGTAGCGGGCGAGCTGCACCAGCCCGAACGCGCACGGGACGGAGATGTCCACCTCGGCACGGCCGATCATGCGCTCGTACCGCGCCCAGCCGTTCTCCCGGTGCACCAGAAGCCCCATCGCCCGCTCGATCTCCTGCACCGAACTCCGCGCGGTGGTCTGGATGCTGTCGAAGGGGTCGGGCGTGTCCGTCGACTTGCGCAACGGGATCTCGCGGAGCAGCAGACTCAGCAGGAACCCCACGACGACCACCGCCGACGCGACCAGGAACACCGTCTGCAACGCCTGCGCGTACGCGTGCACGAACCCGTCGTGGGTCGCGGGCGGCAGCCGGTGCAGCGCGTCCGGGCTGGACGCGACCGTCTCGGGGTCGACGCCGGGCGGCAGTTGCAGCCCCGTCGGGCCCAACTTGTCGAGCTGCTCGCGCAGTTGCGTGTTGAAGATCGAGCCGAAGATCGCCGTGCCGAACGAGCCGCCGATCGACCGGAAGAACGTCGCACCCGAGGTCGCGACGCCCAGGTCGCGGTAGTCCACCGAGTTCTGCACCGCGAGCACGA is from Yinghuangia sp. ASG 101 and encodes:
- a CDS encoding DUF1707 SHOCT-like domain-containing protein → MEQPAESAETPVPDGPEGASGVSDTAVAGGVPDPPGPRRAPEAAREGTGDTAPAPVPPPAPAPAVPPPAPARPPAPVPGIPTGPVAPADMRASDADRDRVAQVLRTAFEEGRITIDEHTERIEALYSAKTMGALEPLTFDLPGSPRPAPPKPPGTPEPASHSPYRPLPPGAAPTETPSVVAVFGGAERKGPGRIGRKLRAAAVFGGIEIDLSEATFDEPVLIVNVVSVFGGVEVRVPEGVTVRGHGAGVFGGFSVHQHVADDPDAPVVVVRGAAVFGGVDVRRKRPKPRKSPDI
- the pdxR gene encoding MocR-like pyridoxine biosynthesis transcription factor PdxR, whose product is MGDLLVGIDRAKGSVGAQITAGLRDAVRTGRLAPGDRLPSSRTLAADLGVSRGMVVEAYEQLVAEGYLTSRHGSGTRVADIPERRAPGGPEVPRDDDDGSALPYDLKPGTSDMSAFPRAAWLAATRHALATVPHSRLSYGDPGGVPELRTAIAAYLGRVRAAIASPDRIVVVGGVAQGVALIVQALATRGHTLLAIENPSSATQRGLLRSNGLPVVAVPVDGDGLDVDALARTGARAVLVTPAHQYPTGVVLSPERRAQLTSWARDVDGLVIEDDYDAEFRYDRDPVGCLQGLDPDRVVHLGSTSKALAPGMRLGWAVVPHTWLEQVRELKQYADLGSAVINQFAFVRLLETGGYDRHLRAMRLRYRSRRDAVADAFAEFLPEVRLDGIRAGLHLYAELPPGCREEAVVKAAAARGVRVEPVGPLREPGHEATPAVVLGYASLGEDRLREAVALLAEACREVGTGGA
- a CDS encoding WhiB family transcriptional regulator — protein: MPDYSDPPSAHDIVEPDQRASTWIPPATGACRSEDLWLFLGRPEEPAVVRMAREEDAKRICARCAVLLECRDAALADATAAPEITGVRGGLTPEERRAIARRRRRRVSRRVAGR